Proteins from a genomic interval of Inediibacterium massiliense:
- a CDS encoding MBL fold metallo-hydrolase, which produces MAFTFCSLASGSSGNCQYIASEKASLLVDAGLSGKKVTQAIESIGKDMKRVCGILVTHEHNDHIKGIGILSRRFNIPIYANNNTWKEMKDKIGKVGEDNIRFFQTGETFHIEDIKIKPYPISHDAKEPVGFSFYHDAVKVSIATDLGVVDDRVKEEIKGSDLLLLESNHDVEMLKMGRYPWYLKKRVMGEYGHLSNETAGEIIAEMVNQKIPVTKVLLGHLSQENNFPELAFETVKNILTSKKIKMGLDVSVDLTYRDRVSQVYSLCK; this is translated from the coding sequence ATGGCTTTTACTTTTTGTTCACTAGCTAGTGGAAGTAGTGGAAATTGTCAATATATAGCTAGTGAAAAAGCAAGTTTACTAGTAGATGCAGGGTTATCAGGAAAAAAAGTTACCCAAGCAATAGAGAGTATTGGAAAAGATATGAAAAGAGTATGTGGGATTTTAGTAACTCATGAGCATAATGATCATATAAAAGGAATAGGAATTTTATCTAGAAGGTTTAATATTCCAATATATGCAAATAATAATACTTGGAAAGAAATGAAAGATAAAATAGGAAAAGTAGGCGAAGACAATATAAGATTTTTTCAGACAGGAGAAACATTTCATATAGAAGATATCAAAATAAAGCCATATCCTATTTCTCATGATGCAAAAGAGCCTGTTGGATTTTCTTTTTATCATGATGCTGTAAAGGTTAGTATTGCTACAGATTTAGGAGTAGTAGATGATAGGGTAAAAGAAGAAATAAAAGGATCAGATCTTCTACTTTTAGAATCTAACCATGATGTAGAAATGCTTAAAATGGGAAGGTATCCTTGGTATCTAAAAAAAAGGGTTATGGGAGAGTATGGACATCTTTCTAATGAAACAGCAGGAGAAATTATTGCAGAAATGGTCAATCAAAAAATTCCTGTTACAAAAGTATTGTTAGGACATTTAAGCCAAGAAAATAATTTTCCAGAATTGGCTTTTGAAACAGTAAAAAATATATTAACTAGTAAAAAAATTAAAATGGGCTTAGATGTTTCTGTGGATTTAACTTATAGAGATCGAGTGAGTCAAGTTTATTCTTTATGTAAATAA
- a CDS encoding UDP-N-acetylglucosamine 1-carboxyvinyltransferase, with product MSKLLIQGGYPLKGKVNISGFKNAAVAIIPAAILAGDICNIENLPNIEDVHVLEKILIQLGAQVSFDEEKKVMTVNSSSIKECVASYEMAKELRASYYLLGASLGRFKKAKVSFPGGCNIGSRPIDQHIKGFEALGAKVTIEHGMIHVEAEELKGTEIYLDVVSVGATINIMMAACMAKGKTIIENAAKEPHIVDVANFLNAMGADIRGAGTDVIKIHGVKKLKGCTYSVIPDQIEAGTFMIMAAATGGDVIVDNVIPKHLDPITAKLREMGVKIEEYGESIRVIGKDKTKSVNIKTLVYPGFPTDLQQPMSALLTQAQGTSIVTETIYEGRFKHVDELKRMGADIKVEGNVAVIQGIKQLSGAKVAATDLRAGAALVVAGLMAEGTTEVDCVHYIDRGYEWIENKLSYLGAKIKRVE from the coding sequence ATGAGTAAACTTTTGATCCAAGGCGGATATCCATTAAAAGGAAAAGTAAATATTAGTGGATTTAAAAATGCAGCAGTAGCGATTATTCCTGCTGCTATCTTAGCAGGAGATATTTGTAATATAGAGAATTTACCTAATATAGAGGATGTGCATGTCCTAGAGAAGATTCTTATACAATTGGGTGCACAAGTATCCTTTGACGAAGAAAAAAAAGTAATGACAGTAAATTCTAGTAGTATCAAAGAATGTGTTGCTTCTTATGAAATGGCCAAGGAGTTAAGGGCGTCTTATTATCTTTTAGGAGCATCTTTGGGAAGATTTAAAAAAGCGAAGGTATCTTTTCCAGGAGGATGCAATATTGGATCAAGACCGATTGATCAACATATAAAAGGATTTGAGGCATTAGGGGCTAAAGTTACTATTGAGCATGGTATGATTCATGTAGAAGCAGAAGAGTTAAAGGGTACAGAAATTTATTTAGATGTGGTAAGTGTAGGGGCTACCATTAACATTATGATGGCAGCTTGTATGGCAAAGGGCAAAACCATCATTGAAAATGCAGCCAAAGAACCTCATATTGTAGATGTAGCAAATTTTTTAAATGCTATGGGTGCAGATATACGAGGTGCAGGAACAGATGTAATAAAAATACATGGAGTGAAAAAGCTAAAAGGATGCACATATAGTGTGATTCCAGATCAAATAGAAGCAGGGACTTTTATGATTATGGCTGCAGCTACAGGTGGAGATGTAATTGTTGATAATGTTATTCCAAAACACTTAGATCCTATAACTGCTAAGTTAAGAGAAATGGGAGTAAAAATAGAAGAATATGGAGAGTCTATCAGGGTAATAGGAAAAGATAAAACGAAGAGTGTCAATATTAAAACATTAGTATACCCAGGATTTCCAACAGATCTTCAACAGCCTATGTCAGCCCTTTTAACACAAGCACAAGGGACAAGTATTGTGACAGAAACTATTTATGAAGGAAGATTCAAACATGTAGATGAATTAAAAAGAATGGGAGCAGATATTAAAGTAGAGGGAAATGTAGCTGTGATTCAAGGAATTAAACAATTATCTGGAGCGAAGGTTGCAGCTACAGATCTCAGAGCAGGAGCTGCTTTAGTTGTAGCAGGACTTATGGCAGAAGGTACTACGGAAGTAGATTGTGTCCATTATATTGATAGAGGATATGAATGGATTGAAAATAAATTATCTTATTTAGGAGCAAAAATCAAAAGAGTAGAGTAA
- the yycI gene encoding two-component system regulatory protein YycI, whose product MDWSKAKNILIIALVVTNLFLIYNIEKDIFKESASSMVYDRNITDVIEILKEKNIKIETEVPKTVLELPVLNVEYKTYNEKEVKEKFHIKNEDTRSINVVNHKTIVYEDKDDQIHIKNIDEEKAIHEAKIFIQKYDFMNGDVVYDKTIKTPEGYHVCFKQKYKGQFLEISYMHIIVNESGVKRFERLWLKPLKFDENKKEIIPATKALLKSMEEIQNNDEQVRIKKIDLGYWFDPSHISLTNSGNIKSGTAIPAWRLTLKDGNIVFIPAYENY is encoded by the coding sequence ATGGATTGGTCAAAAGCAAAAAATATATTAATTATTGCACTAGTAGTTACCAATCTTTTTCTTATTTATAATATAGAAAAAGATATTTTTAAAGAAAGTGCTTCATCTATGGTATATGATAGAAATATAACAGATGTAATAGAAATATTAAAAGAAAAAAATATAAAAATAGAAACAGAAGTACCAAAGACAGTACTAGAACTTCCAGTGTTAAATGTAGAATATAAAACTTATAATGAAAAAGAAGTGAAAGAAAAATTTCATATTAAAAATGAAGATACAAGATCTATAAATGTAGTGAATCACAAAACGATTGTCTATGAAGATAAAGATGATCAAATTCATATAAAAAATATTGATGAAGAAAAAGCCATTCATGAAGCCAAGATATTTATTCAAAAATATGATTTTATGAATGGGGATGTAGTTTATGACAAAACAATAAAAACACCTGAGGGATATCATGTGTGTTTTAAGCAAAAATATAAAGGTCAGTTTTTAGAAATTAGCTATATGCATATAATTGTAAACGAATCAGGAGTAAAAAGATTCGAAAGATTGTGGCTTAAGCCTTTAAAATTTGATGAAAATAAAAAAGAAATTATTCCAGCTACAAAAGCTCTGCTAAAGTCTATGGAAGAAATCCAAAATAACGATGAACAAGTACGAATTAAAAAAATAGATCTAGGATATTGGTTTGATCCATCTCATATTAGCCTTACAAATTCTGGAAATATAAAATCAGGAACAGCTATTCCAGCTTGGAGACTTACGTTAAAAGATGGAAATATTGTTTTTATTCCAGCCTATGAAAATTATTAA
- a CDS encoding ATP-binding protein, producing MFKSIRWKFIAIYFLPVYIAMLIVGVFIIKEFQEYHLGMVSENLTNLGRREVLIQSIGKFEDLDENKEEIQKNIDQWPTGLKEEIFIVDREFKIVARSKNSGTNNNALEVLDYTLLTDSRNGKVGEKDITINNHAKEIITKNMAFPIQNENHEIKGILYIRADLSDIYNTLDKSKMILTKATLLALIITVVLGFWIARSITEPINDVTIKAARMAKGDFNQVVEVKSDDEIGQLAEMFNYAREKLNATLSEISSEKSKLETILSYMADGLIATNQEGKIMHANPTAMKMLELSDENIQNTSYDEIIGKFNKELTLPFIKENSKDWTGSRNIIFKESIFHANYAPFKDEKGENTGIVMVIQDITERQKLDNMRKEFVANVSHELKTPLTSIKSYTETLLDGALDQKNVAEYFLNVVISEADRMDRLVKDLLQLSRLDYQRVSWNKKENNLVKIIENSILKISINAKNKKQNISFFPQNEEMKAFVDSDKIEQVILNILSNSIKYTPEKGEINISLDQENNQGILKISDNGIGIPSEDLPRLFERFYRVDKARSRELGGTGLGLSIAQQIIRAHDGDIKIKSEEGKGTEVTIFIPLYEGV from the coding sequence ATGTTTAAAAGTATAAGGTGGAAGTTCATTGCCATATACTTTCTACCTGTTTATATTGCTATGCTGATTGTAGGTGTATTTATTATCAAAGAGTTCCAAGAATACCATTTAGGAATGGTAAGTGAAAATCTTACAAATTTAGGAAGAAGAGAAGTTTTGATTCAAAGTATAGGAAAATTTGAAGATTTAGATGAGAATAAAGAAGAAATTCAAAAAAATATTGATCAGTGGCCCACAGGATTAAAGGAAGAGATATTTATTGTAGATAGAGAGTTTAAAATTGTAGCAAGAAGCAAAAATAGTGGAACCAATAATAATGCTTTAGAGGTATTAGATTACACTCTTTTAACAGATTCTAGGAATGGAAAAGTAGGAGAGAAAGATATTACGATTAATAATCATGCTAAAGAAATTATTACCAAGAATATGGCGTTTCCTATACAAAATGAGAATCATGAAATTAAAGGTATTTTATATATTCGGGCAGATCTTTCTGATATTTATAACACATTAGATAAATCAAAAATGATTTTAACAAAAGCTACTCTCTTAGCGCTCATTATAACGGTTGTATTAGGATTTTGGATTGCTAGAAGTATTACAGAGCCTATTAATGATGTAACTATTAAAGCAGCAAGAATGGCTAAGGGAGATTTTAATCAAGTCGTAGAAGTAAAATCAGACGATGAAATTGGTCAATTGGCAGAAATGTTTAATTATGCAAGAGAAAAATTAAATGCTACTCTTTCCGAAATTTCAAGTGAAAAAAGTAAATTAGAGACTATTTTAAGTTATATGGCAGATGGACTTATTGCTACCAACCAAGAAGGAAAAATTATGCATGCAAATCCTACTGCTATGAAGATGCTAGAGTTATCAGATGAAAATATACAAAACACAAGTTATGATGAAATTATAGGAAAATTTAATAAAGAGTTAACACTCCCTTTTATTAAAGAAAATTCAAAAGACTGGACAGGAAGCAGGAATATCATTTTTAAAGAGTCTATTTTTCATGCAAATTATGCTCCCTTTAAAGATGAAAAGGGAGAAAATACAGGCATTGTTATGGTGATACAAGATATTACAGAAAGACAAAAGCTAGATAATATGAGAAAAGAATTTGTTGCCAATGTATCTCATGAATTAAAGACGCCACTTACGAGTATTAAAAGCTATACAGAAACTTTATTAGATGGAGCATTAGATCAAAAAAATGTAGCAGAATATTTTTTAAATGTAGTCATAAGTGAAGCCGATCGAATGGATCGTTTGGTGAAAGATTTGCTTCAACTTTCAAGATTAGACTATCAAAGAGTAAGTTGGAATAAAAAGGAAAACAACTTGGTTAAAATTATTGAAAATTCTATTTTAAAAATAAGCATTAATGCAAAAAATAAAAAACAAAATATAAGTTTTTTTCCACAAAATGAGGAAATGAAAGCTTTTGTAGATTCAGACAAAATAGAGCAGGTGATTTTAAATATATTAAGTAATTCTATTAAATATACACCAGAAAAAGGAGAAATAAACATTTCTTTAGACCAAGAAAATAATCAAGGAATATTAAAAATTTCTGATAATGGAATAGGAATCCCTTCAGAAGATCTTCCAAGACTCTTTGAAAGATTTTATCGAGTAGATAAAGCAAGATCTAGAGAATTAGGGGGAACAGGACTAGGTCTTTCTATTGCTCAACAAATTATAAGAGCTCATGATGGAGATATAAAGATAAAAAGTGAAGAGGGAAAAGGAACTGAAGTAACTATTTTTATTCCCCTATATGAAGGGGTGTAA
- the yycF gene encoding response regulator YycF, translating to MGKKVLVVDDEKSISDILKFNLEKEGYDVSVSFDGQDAVKTTYEVEPDLILLDVMIPEMDGFQVCKKIRENFNMPILMLTAKEEEVDKVLGLELGADDYITKPFSMRELLARVKANIRRIENNGSNDKMHNIISGDLNIDLNKYEVKKREEVIELTLREFELLKYLATQENQVFTREQLLEEVWGYEYYGDIRTVDVTIRRLREKVEDHSSNPKYILTKRGVGYYFRRA from the coding sequence ATGGGTAAGAAAGTATTAGTTGTAGATGATGAAAAATCTATTTCAGATATACTAAAATTTAATTTAGAGAAAGAAGGATATGATGTAAGTGTATCCTTTGATGGTCAAGATGCAGTAAAAACAACTTATGAAGTAGAACCGGATTTAATTTTATTAGATGTGATGATTCCTGAAATGGATGGTTTTCAAGTATGTAAGAAGATAAGAGAAAATTTTAATATGCCTATTTTGATGCTTACAGCAAAAGAAGAAGAAGTAGATAAAGTATTAGGTCTTGAACTAGGAGCAGATGATTATATTACAAAGCCGTTTAGTATGAGGGAACTTTTAGCAAGAGTCAAAGCCAATATTAGACGAATTGAAAATAATGGGTCAAATGATAAAATGCATAATATTATTTCAGGAGATTTAAATATAGATTTAAATAAATATGAAGTGAAAAAAAGAGAAGAAGTGATAGAGCTTACTTTAAGAGAATTTGAACTTTTGAAATATCTTGCCACACAAGAAAATCAGGTATTTACAAGAGAACAGCTTTTAGAAGAAGTATGGGGTTATGAATATTATGGAGATATTCGAACAGTGGATGTTACCATAAGAAGATTAAGAGAAAAGGTAGAGGATCATTCAAGTAATCCCAAATATATATTGACTAAAAGAGGAGTAGGTTACTACTTCAGGAGGGCATAG
- a CDS encoding S8 family peptidase — MKMNVNKIRSQFVHPVIVARMSAGTKEYIPVIVYSNGTCDHIRDCIIEAGGKIKYHIPLINAIAAEIPAKSIDHVAAHHMIQFINQDAKVFKCMDNASLAAAGHRVHDLGYTGKGVGIAILDTGVYPHDDLVKPTNRIIGFKDFVNNRNYPYDDDGHGTHVAGIAAGSGYANEKYTGIAPEANIIGIKVLDETGSGSTSDILAGVQWTIDNKDKYNIKVLNMSLGSPADKSYQQDPLAKAAAAAVNSGLTVITAAGNSGPNPSSITSPGNSPSVITVGAADDNKTTSYEDDFVADFSSRGPAIGGVSKPDLVAPGVDIMSLSNKGHSSYVTHSGTSMASPMVAGTAALMYEKDPNLSPSQVKQKLLGTAVNIGDTRYAEGAGILNIRAALDIHSDEAVNPNYEQPQYNEKPQPRRRPTRKSRRNLSFLENLLDPSLLPLLLLFL; from the coding sequence ATGAAAATGAATGTAAACAAAATAAGATCCCAATTTGTTCATCCCGTCATCGTAGCGAGAATGTCTGCTGGAACAAAAGAATATATTCCCGTTATTGTATATAGTAACGGAACTTGTGATCACATAAGAGATTGTATTATTGAAGCAGGTGGAAAAATAAAATACCATATCCCTCTTATTAATGCCATTGCAGCAGAAATTCCGGCAAAATCTATTGATCATGTAGCTGCTCACCATATGATTCAGTTTATCAATCAAGATGCAAAAGTTTTTAAGTGTATGGATAACGCATCTTTAGCTGCTGCAGGACATAGAGTTCATGATTTAGGATATACCGGAAAAGGAGTAGGTATTGCAATACTCGATACAGGGGTATACCCTCATGATGATCTCGTAAAACCAACAAATCGTATTATAGGTTTTAAGGATTTTGTAAACAATAGAAATTATCCTTATGATGACGATGGCCATGGAACACATGTAGCAGGAATTGCTGCTGGAAGTGGATATGCAAATGAAAAATATACAGGAATAGCTCCTGAGGCAAATATCATAGGAATAAAGGTATTAGATGAAACAGGAAGTGGATCTACGTCAGATATCTTAGCAGGTGTTCAATGGACTATTGACAACAAAGACAAATACAATATAAAAGTTTTGAATATGTCCTTAGGATCTCCTGCTGATAAATCATATCAACAAGATCCTCTAGCAAAAGCGGCTGCTGCTGCTGTGAATAGTGGTTTAACAGTCATTACAGCTGCAGGAAATAGTGGTCCTAATCCTAGCTCTATTACAAGTCCTGGAAATAGTCCTTCTGTCATAACCGTTGGTGCTGCAGATGATAACAAAACTACTTCTTATGAAGATGATTTTGTTGCTGACTTCTCAAGTAGAGGGCCTGCTATTGGTGGTGTTTCAAAACCAGATCTAGTAGCTCCTGGAGTAGATATTATGTCTTTATCTAACAAAGGACACAGTTCCTATGTGACCCATTCAGGAACTTCTATGGCCTCTCCAATGGTAGCAGGAACTGCTGCTTTAATGTATGAAAAAGATCCAAATTTATCACCTTCACAAGTGAAACAAAAATTATTAGGAACTGCTGTAAACATTGGAGATACTAGATATGCAGAGGGAGCAGGAATCTTAAATATAAGAGCAGCACTGGATATTCATTCTGATGAAGCTGTAAACCCAAACTATGAACAGCCTCAATATAATGAAAAACCACAACCCCGAAGACGTCCTACGAGAAAGTCTAGAAGAAATTTATCTTTTTTAGAAAATCTACTAGATCCTAGCCTACTTCCTCTATTGCTTCTTTTTTTATAA
- a CDS encoding peptidoglycan DD-metalloendopeptidase family protein produces MKADSSSQTLKKIILDYYNKFNMQGNRKIYTGILVVVILAISLFAYNYNKAYMVKVGGNEIGIVRDKDDFTHIVDEIQSKLHKEYHTKITFDEDIIYDKMRAKDEEITSPEKIKKEILKTLNFKVNAYGIKADGKVITALSSKQNAQKVLEDIKDMYADPQKKFEKISFVEKVSIEPVKIEIKKLKDEKDAVKFVLQGTEEEKIHKVQQGETFWTIAKKYNLSLDELTHANPDINPDKIQIDQEVSLLVPKSLLTVKTIEKVNYQEKIPYEVEFEETNALYEKENKIKIEGQDGIKEIVAQIISHNGVEESKKILEEKITKEPVKQIVLKGTKKRPLTAPTGKLGTPTRGRLTSPFGYRWGRKHTGIDLAAPIGTPVSAADGGKVVFAGTKSGYGKCIILEHGSGTQTYYAHNSKLLVSVGQKVYKGQKIAEVGNTGRSTGPHLHFEVRKNGVPVNPLKYLNK; encoded by the coding sequence ATGAAAGCGGATTCGAGCTCCCAGACATTGAAAAAAATTATATTAGATTATTATAACAAATTCAATATGCAAGGGAATAGAAAAATTTATACGGGTATTTTAGTCGTAGTGATTTTAGCAATTTCTTTATTTGCCTATAATTACAATAAAGCATATATGGTAAAAGTGGGTGGAAATGAAATAGGAATTGTAAGAGATAAAGATGATTTTACCCACATAGTAGATGAAATACAATCTAAATTACACAAAGAATATCATACAAAGATTACCTTTGATGAAGATATTATTTATGACAAAATGAGAGCAAAAGATGAAGAGATTACAAGTCCAGAAAAAATAAAAAAAGAAATTTTAAAAACTCTTAATTTTAAAGTAAATGCTTATGGAATCAAAGCAGATGGAAAAGTGATTACTGCTTTATCTTCAAAACAAAATGCTCAGAAGGTATTAGAGGATATCAAAGATATGTATGCAGATCCTCAAAAGAAATTTGAAAAGATCTCTTTTGTAGAAAAAGTATCTATAGAACCAGTGAAAATAGAGATAAAAAAATTAAAGGATGAAAAAGATGCAGTAAAATTTGTATTACAAGGCACAGAGGAAGAGAAGATTCACAAAGTTCAACAAGGAGAGACATTTTGGACTATTGCTAAAAAATATAACTTAAGTTTAGATGAATTGACTCATGCCAATCCGGATATTAATCCAGACAAAATACAAATCGATCAAGAAGTAAGTCTTCTTGTGCCCAAATCTCTTTTAACTGTAAAGACTATTGAAAAAGTAAACTATCAAGAAAAAATTCCTTATGAAGTTGAATTTGAAGAAACAAATGCTCTTTATGAAAAAGAAAATAAAATTAAAATAGAGGGACAAGATGGAATTAAAGAAATAGTAGCTCAAATTATAAGTCATAATGGCGTGGAAGAATCTAAAAAAATTTTAGAAGAGAAGATTACAAAAGAACCTGTAAAGCAAATTGTATTAAAAGGAACGAAAAAACGCCCACTTACTGCACCTACTGGAAAATTAGGAACTCCTACCCGTGGAAGGTTAACATCTCCTTTTGGGTATAGATGGGGAAGAAAGCATACAGGAATTGATTTAGCTGCACCTATAGGAACTCCTGTATCCGCGGCAGATGGAGGAAAAGTAGTATTTGCAGGAACGAAAAGTGGATATGGAAAATGTATTATCTTAGAGCATGGTAGTGGTACACAAACTTATTATGCACATAATAGTAAATTATTAGTTTCAGTAGGACAAAAAGTATATAAAGGACAAAAAATCGCTGAAGTCGGAAATACTGGAAGAAGTACAGGACCACATCTGCATTTTGAAGTAAGAAAAAATGGTGTGCCTGTAAATCCATTAAAATATTTAAATAAATAA
- a CDS encoding M1 family metallopeptidase: MKRKIVLWTVIICILAVAAIGAKLQIIETFQGKKIPYDKNITMYKMEIDFDPVERIITGNEKVKYTNQSNTAFQALYFHLYPNTFKKEDTVPFEKNEMDRAYPNGFEQGYIQIEDVQQNSEPLNHGVMGLGDTVLKVNLKNSLEPGEKIELDIKFSVKIPPSYGRFGYGEHTVNIANWYPIVAVFDKKGWNLEPYYSIGDPFYSDIANYRVEVSTSNEYIFAHTGECIKREKVDGKTRWTLEAKNVRDFAMIGSENYKSMEDEIDGVKVFSYYFEDPFGDLALSCAKDSIKIFSECYGKYPYKQFSVAASDFFIGGMEYPNLVFIDQSIYKKEYKEILEYIVVHEAAHQWWYGIVGNDEVNEPWLDEALTEYSTLLYYEKKYGKEKMNEVYKDLIARPYQAYESRNPSHKNGVCRSIHKFENAHEYQALVYYKGAIFIKELRKKLGDEIFFQAMKVYFDKYKYKNANTEDFIGVCEKVSNQSLREEFKKWLRYEKE; the protein is encoded by the coding sequence ATGAAGAGAAAGATAGTTCTATGGACTGTAATTATATGTATTTTGGCAGTAGCAGCCATAGGAGCAAAACTTCAAATCATAGAAACCTTTCAAGGGAAAAAAATACCTTATGATAAAAATATAACAATGTACAAAATGGAGATAGATTTTGATCCTGTCGAAAGAATCATCACAGGAAATGAGAAAGTAAAATATACCAATCAAAGCAATACAGCTTTTCAAGCTCTATATTTTCATCTATATCCTAATACATTTAAAAAAGAAGATACAGTACCTTTTGAAAAAAATGAAATGGATCGAGCGTATCCTAATGGTTTTGAACAGGGTTATATACAAATTGAAGACGTCCAACAAAATAGTGAGCCCTTAAATCATGGGGTGATGGGGTTAGGAGATACAGTTTTAAAAGTAAATTTAAAAAATTCCTTAGAACCCGGTGAAAAGATAGAGCTTGATATAAAATTCTCTGTAAAAATCCCACCTTCTTACGGAAGATTTGGATATGGAGAGCATACAGTTAATATTGCAAATTGGTACCCTATTGTAGCAGTATTTGATAAAAAAGGATGGAATTTAGAACCCTATTATTCTATTGGAGATCCTTTCTATAGTGATATAGCTAATTATAGAGTAGAAGTTTCAACTTCTAATGAGTATATATTTGCTCATACAGGAGAGTGTATAAAAAGAGAGAAAGTAGATGGAAAAACAAGATGGACGTTAGAGGCAAAAAATGTACGAGATTTTGCTATGATTGGTAGTGAAAATTATAAATCTATGGAAGACGAAATAGATGGGGTAAAAGTATTTTCTTATTATTTTGAGGATCCTTTTGGAGATTTAGCTTTATCTTGTGCAAAAGATTCTATAAAAATTTTTAGTGAATGTTATGGAAAATATCCATATAAACAATTTTCTGTGGCGGCTTCTGACTTTTTTATTGGAGGAATGGAATATCCTAACTTAGTTTTTATTGATCAATCTATTTATAAAAAAGAGTATAAAGAAATATTAGAATATATCGTAGTTCATGAAGCAGCTCATCAATGGTGGTATGGGATTGTAGGAAATGATGAAGTGAATGAGCCTTGGCTAGATGAAGCCCTTACCGAGTATTCTACCCTTTTGTATTATGAAAAAAAATATGGAAAAGAAAAAATGAATGAGGTTTATAAAGATTTGATTGCTAGACCCTATCAAGCTTATGAAAGCAGAAATCCTAGTCATAAAAATGGAGTATGTAGAAGCATTCATAAGTTTGAAAATGCTCATGAATATCAAGCTTTAGTTTATTATAAAGGAGCTATATTTATAAAGGAACTAAGAAAAAAATTGGGGGATGAAATATTTTTTCAAGCTATGAAAGTATATTTTGATAAATATAAGTACAAAAATGCAAATACAGAAGATTTTATTGGGGTATGTGAAAAGGTTTCTAATCAAAGCTTAAGGGAGGAATTTAAAAAATGGCTTAGGTATGAAAAGGAATAA
- a CDS encoding DnaD domain-containing protein produces the protein MLFIQQTTEMDLGDTPIENIFINDFMPMANGTYVKVYLLGYKYAHDKDLSLSINHQTIARHLSIPLSDVLDAWDFWEQKGIIKKHSSDDSSEYSIEFLNLKQLYIDNNFKAINISTEDEKPSIYSCSASDLIEANKVPEIKDMFYHINQTIRRSLVPKEMMEILEWIYNYNMDPDLIVRAFMYSVEHKKIKNIKYIGAIIRNWYDQGITNMDKLDDYLEKTDLRYTQYRKIFKALGFHFREPSEAEKNTINQWIDEWKFNIDIILKACENSKKTSNPNINYIHSILHAWKNDSVKSIEDIKNKETKTPIPKKTIKPSSNRFHNFEQRTSKYTKDELENLLRKK, from the coding sequence TTGCTTTTTATACAACAAACAACAGAAATGGATCTGGGAGATACGCCTATTGAAAATATATTTATCAATGATTTTATGCCCATGGCAAATGGAACTTATGTAAAAGTATATCTTCTTGGATACAAATATGCTCATGATAAAGATCTATCCCTTTCTATTAATCATCAAACCATCGCAAGACACCTAAGTATTCCTTTATCTGATGTTTTAGACGCATGGGATTTTTGGGAACAAAAAGGAATTATAAAAAAGCATTCTTCTGATGATTCTTCTGAATACAGCATAGAATTTTTAAATTTGAAACAGCTTTATATTGATAACAATTTTAAAGCCATCAATATCTCCACAGAAGATGAAAAACCTAGTATATACAGCTGTTCCGCTTCTGATTTAATAGAAGCCAATAAGGTTCCTGAAATTAAGGATATGTTTTATCATATTAATCAAACTATAAGAAGAAGTCTTGTTCCTAAAGAAATGATGGAAATACTTGAATGGATTTATAATTATAATATGGATCCTGATTTAATTGTAAGAGCTTTTATGTATAGTGTAGAACATAAAAAAATCAAAAATATAAAATATATTGGTGCCATTATAAGAAACTGGTACGACCAAGGAATTACCAATATGGATAAATTAGATGACTATTTAGAAAAAACAGATCTTCGGTATACTCAATATAGAAAAATATTTAAAGCATTAGGTTTTCATTTTAGAGAACCTTCAGAAGCTGAAAAAAATACAATCAATCAATGGATTGATGAATGGAAATTTAATATAGATATTATTTTAAAAGCTTGTGAAAACTCTAAAAAAACTTCTAATCCTAATATCAATTATATACACAGTATTCTTCATGCTTGGAAAAATGATAGCGTAAAAAGCATAGAAGATATCAAAAATAAAGAAACAAAAACGCCTATTCCAAAGAAAACAATAAAACCTTCTTCCAATAGATTTCACAATTTTGAACAAAGAACTTCCAAATACACGAAAGATGAACTTGAAAATCTTTTAAGAAAAAAATAA